Proteins encoded by one window of Geobacter sp. DSM 9736:
- a CDS encoding radical SAM protein — MRVLLLAMPDAANNFNRIIKVPNLGLCSIAGNLPGHQVKIVDLVLVHRRIRPWLHKFLQEFRPDLIGISSMSFQYRSAVEVAGICRASVPEAKIVLGGYHATLAGGELTPRGAPFDFLIRGEGEGAFPLLVEALERDRGYESVPGLSWAREEGFIHNPAGCLLDLERLPLPDRKARVLDGFTYFGRKMDCVETSRGCTMPCTFCSINGMYGTSFRRFPLSRVIADLKELQRHGTETVLLVDDNVTLDPLRFRRLGEAIIENGLNAMEYLVQASVEGIVADPELIPVLARANFRLVFLGIEAVREETLRRFRKGDIREKTERAVALLRAHGIAVMGGLIVGNPEDTREDVREVFRVARRLKVDLPYVQCVTPYPGTVIRKELLDAALVENHDDLSRYTGFICNVRTRHLTLKQLNRIMNWENIKIFFSPSMFRGNYFVRKREKGALKVLLSALEHIRGWFSGDQFRSRHTF, encoded by the coding sequence ATGAGAGTTCTCCTTCTGGCAATGCCCGATGCGGCGAACAATTTCAATCGCATAATAAAAGTGCCGAATCTCGGTCTTTGCTCCATTGCCGGGAACCTGCCGGGGCACCAGGTAAAGATCGTGGACCTGGTTCTCGTCCACCGGAGGATACGCCCCTGGCTTCATAAATTTCTGCAGGAATTCCGTCCCGATCTGATCGGAATAAGCAGCATGAGCTTCCAGTACCGGAGCGCCGTCGAGGTGGCCGGCATCTGCAGGGCTTCGGTCCCGGAAGCGAAGATTGTCCTGGGGGGCTATCACGCGACACTTGCCGGCGGTGAACTGACGCCGCGGGGCGCGCCTTTCGACTTCCTCATCCGCGGGGAGGGAGAGGGGGCTTTTCCTTTGCTGGTGGAGGCCCTGGAGAGGGATAGAGGTTACGAATCGGTGCCGGGACTTTCATGGGCGCGGGAGGAAGGCTTCATTCACAACCCGGCGGGCTGCCTTCTCGATCTTGAGCGCCTTCCTCTACCCGACAGGAAGGCCCGCGTTCTGGACGGATTCACATATTTCGGACGAAAGATGGACTGTGTGGAGACATCCCGCGGCTGCACGATGCCGTGTACTTTCTGCTCCATCAACGGAATGTACGGTACGAGCTTCCGCCGGTTTCCTCTTTCCCGGGTGATCGCGGACCTGAAGGAGCTGCAGCGGCATGGGACGGAGACGGTGCTGCTTGTGGACGATAACGTCACTCTTGACCCGCTCCGTTTCCGGCGCCTTGGGGAAGCGATAATCGAAAACGGTCTAAACGCAATGGAATATCTGGTGCAGGCATCAGTTGAGGGGATCGTCGCAGACCCGGAACTGATTCCCGTGCTGGCGCGGGCGAATTTCAGGCTCGTTTTCCTGGGTATAGAAGCGGTGCGTGAGGAGACTCTGCGCCGCTTCAGGAAAGGGGACATCCGGGAGAAGACCGAGCGGGCGGTAGCCCTCTTGAGGGCGCACGGGATTGCCGTCATGGGCGGGCTCATAGTAGGCAACCCGGAGGATACCCGGGAGGATGTCCGTGAGGTGTTTCGTGTCGCCAGAAGGCTCAAGGTGGATCTTCCGTACGTCCAGTGCGTAACGCCGTATCCGGGAACGGTCATCCGGAAGGAGCTGCTTGATGCCGCACTTGTCGAAAACCATGACGATCTGAGCAGGTATACCGGCTTCATCTGCAACGTCCGCACAAGGCACCTTACCCTGAAGCAGCTTAACCGCATCATGAACTGGGAGAACATAAAGATCTTCTTCAGCCCGTCGATGTTCAGGGGGAATTACTTCGTGAGGAAGAGGGAGAAGGGGGCGCTGAAGGTCCTGCTGAGCGCCCTTGAGCATATACGTGGCTGGTTCAGTGGGGACCAGTTCAGATCCCGGCATACGTTCTGA
- a CDS encoding PAS domain S-box protein, which yields MKLFAMSLRVQLFLVVAIVALPAAGIIMFSGFQQRRAAISESYEEARKVAEGIAAEQDSLVSAAEQLLVTLAQLPDVRQRDSVRVERLLADVLRFSPQYLNIFIADPAGKMWGSAVPLNNRFSVADRRYFINAISTGRFSSGEHIIGRIFKQPTMSFGYPFKTPTREYGGVIALNFNLDYCRRMFERAKLPEGSSYILTDHRGIIIQSALNPGQYIGTPERPEIMKIMRNGAERGTFMAPGLDGVPRFFGYRKLFLPGESTSYMYVRVGIPVETVVSESTHAIIANLIVLTAFLALALAAGWIVGEHSIIGRVSALQAASRRLAAGDLDVRVATVVEGGELGELARSFDDMAMQLAAREEKQRAAEEALRRRESNYREIFNATKDALFVHEGETGRIVEVNRAAEEMFQYTAEELIQLSVQDLSFGKRPSARDEAMRLMGRASGGEPQCFEWISVRKDGSRFYSEVVLSATAIGGRGRVLAVVRDITERKHVEEDLRLKNFTIENFADCVYWVSSDGHIWEVNETACSTLGYRYSDLIGRHVSEIDNEVSSSRWEQYWEDMRVAGSKNLAAFHRRKDGSVFPVEVAANYFRYNDREYVCAIARDMTSHRQAEEEKKRLLEQLNQSQKLESIGRLAGGIAHDFNNLLTPIIGYADILRGRFREGSSEGQQMERMLLAAHKAKKLVQQLLGFGRKQILEMKALDLNQVISSFHDILRRTIREDIEIRMLLTQDHCGIRADRNQLEQIIMNLAVNAQDAISGHGTITFETAPVLIDEEYARQHPGMVPGEYVMLAVTDNGCGMDEETVKNVFEPFFTTKGHGTGLGLATVYGLVKQHGGSIWTYSEPGRGTVFKIFFPLVAEKVLEADAPARDGTRRGGKGCTVLLVEDNEMVRQLANEILLMQGFNVLLAENPLQALEIAADRMVDLLVTDVVMPHMNGPELHTRLLEVHPALPVLYMSGHTDSVIVHHGVLKEGVSFIHKPFTVHDLLQKVENVIS from the coding sequence GTGAAATTGTTCGCCATGTCTCTCAGAGTGCAGCTATTCCTGGTGGTTGCCATCGTGGCTCTTCCCGCTGCCGGAATCATCATGTTTTCAGGCTTCCAGCAGCGCCGTGCGGCTATCTCGGAATCATATGAGGAAGCCCGGAAAGTGGCCGAAGGGATAGCTGCAGAGCAGGACTCGCTGGTGAGCGCAGCGGAACAGCTGCTGGTTACCCTGGCGCAGCTACCTGATGTGAGGCAACGGGATAGCGTCCGCGTCGAACGGCTGCTGGCTGACGTGCTGCGGTTCAGCCCCCAGTATCTGAACATCTTCATTGCCGACCCGGCCGGAAAGATGTGGGGATCTGCAGTCCCGCTGAACAATCGCTTTTCTGTCGCCGACCGCCGTTACTTCATCAATGCAATTTCCACCGGTCGGTTCTCCTCCGGGGAACATATCATCGGCAGAATATTCAAACAGCCCACGATGAGCTTCGGATATCCCTTCAAGACTCCCACCCGGGAATATGGGGGAGTCATAGCGCTTAATTTCAACCTCGACTATTGCCGCAGAATGTTTGAGCGGGCGAAGCTACCGGAAGGCTCCTCTTACATCTTGACCGACCACCGCGGTATCATAATCCAGAGTGCGCTCAATCCAGGGCAGTATATCGGGACGCCCGAGCGCCCCGAGATTATGAAGATCATGCGTAACGGCGCCGAACGGGGGACTTTCATGGCTCCCGGCCTCGATGGGGTTCCTCGTTTTTTCGGGTACCGGAAGCTGTTTCTTCCTGGCGAATCAACATCCTACATGTATGTCCGGGTGGGGATTCCGGTGGAGACGGTGGTATCGGAAAGCACCCATGCCATCATTGCCAATCTTATAGTTCTTACGGCCTTTCTCGCACTGGCGCTCGCCGCCGGCTGGATAGTGGGAGAGCATTCCATCATCGGTCGAGTAAGCGCGCTTCAGGCAGCTTCGCGTCGGCTGGCGGCAGGAGACCTGGATGTCCGGGTGGCGACGGTGGTTGAGGGGGGGGAACTGGGAGAGCTTGCCCGTTCCTTTGACGATATGGCAATGCAACTGGCGGCACGAGAAGAGAAGCAGCGGGCGGCCGAGGAGGCGTTGCGCCGGCGGGAGAGCAATTATCGTGAAATTTTCAATGCCACCAAGGATGCACTTTTTGTTCATGAAGGAGAAACGGGAAGGATAGTCGAAGTCAACAGGGCCGCCGAGGAGATGTTTCAGTATACTGCTGAGGAGTTGATTCAGCTTTCCGTGCAGGATCTGAGCTTCGGTAAGCGCCCCTCCGCCAGGGATGAGGCCATGCGTCTGATGGGGCGTGCCTCGGGCGGCGAGCCTCAGTGCTTCGAATGGATTTCCGTCAGGAAGGACGGATCCCGTTTTTACAGTGAAGTCGTTCTGTCCGCGACCGCCATAGGCGGGCGGGGGCGGGTACTGGCGGTAGTGCGCGACATAACCGAGCGGAAACATGTGGAGGAAGATCTCAGACTCAAGAATTTCACCATCGAAAATTTCGCCGACTGCGTTTACTGGGTTTCTTCCGACGGCCATATCTGGGAGGTGAATGAAACTGCCTGCAGTACGCTCGGCTACAGATACTCCGACCTCATAGGACGGCATGTCTCCGAAATAGATAATGAAGTCAGCAGCTCCAGATGGGAGCAGTACTGGGAAGACATGAGGGTGGCGGGGAGCAAAAACCTTGCCGCCTTCCATCGCAGGAAGGATGGGAGTGTCTTCCCCGTCGAGGTGGCCGCCAACTACTTCCGGTATAACGACAGGGAGTATGTCTGTGCGATCGCCAGGGACATGACCTCGCACAGGCAGGCGGAGGAGGAGAAAAAGCGACTGCTCGAACAGCTGAACCAGTCCCAGAAGCTCGAATCCATAGGCAGGCTCGCAGGAGGAATCGCCCACGATTTCAACAACCTCCTCACCCCTATCATCGGCTACGCCGACATTCTCAGGGGGAGGTTTCGGGAGGGGAGCAGCGAAGGTCAGCAGATGGAGCGCATGCTGCTGGCGGCGCACAAGGCGAAGAAGCTCGTTCAGCAGCTCCTTGGCTTCGGCAGGAAACAGATCCTGGAGATGAAGGCCCTGGATCTCAACCAGGTGATAAGCTCTTTCCACGACATCCTCCGCAGAACAATCCGGGAGGATATCGAGATCAGAATGCTCCTGACACAGGACCATTGCGGGATCAGGGCTGACCGAAACCAGCTGGAGCAGATCATCATGAATCTGGCTGTCAACGCCCAGGATGCCATATCCGGCCACGGCACCATAACATTCGAGACGGCTCCGGTGCTGATCGATGAGGAGTACGCCCGGCAGCATCCGGGTATGGTCCCGGGGGAGTACGTCATGCTCGCAGTCACCGACAACGGGTGCGGAATGGACGAGGAGACGGTGAAGAATGTTTTCGAGCCCTTCTTTACCACGAAAGGTCATGGTACCGGCCTCGGCCTCGCAACAGTGTACGGCCTCGTCAAGCAGCACGGCGGCAGTATCTGGACCTACAGCGAGCCCGGCAGAGGGACTGTCTTCAAGATCTTTTTTCCGCTGGTCGCGGAGAAGGTGCTTGAGGCGGATGCCCCGGCGAGAGACGGCACCCGCAGGGGCGGGAAGGGCTGCACGGTCCTGCTCGTCGAGGACAATGAAATGGTTCGTCAGCTTGCTAACGAGATATTGCTCATGCAGGGGTTCAATGTCCTTCTGGCGGAGAACCCGCTTCAGGCTCTTGAGATAGCGGCGGACCGGATGGTGGACCTGCTGGTTACGGACGTGGTGATGCCGCACATGAACGGCCCGGAGCTGCATACCCGACTGCTTGAGGTACATCCCGCCCTGCCGGTTCTTTACATGTCGGGTCATACCGATAGCGTCATAGTTCACCATGGCGTCCTGAAAGAAGGGGTCAGTTTCATCCACAAGCCCTTCACCGTGCACGACCTGTTGCAGAAGGTCGAGAATGTCATTTCGTAA
- a CDS encoding DUF523 and DUF1722 domain-containing protein: MSTSPAIGVSACLLGERVRYDGGHKLDHYVASLGRFFRLVPVCPEVECGMPIPREAMRLEVDNDVIRLVTVRTKLDKTEQMLSFCESKVRELEKEELCGFIFKKNSPSSGLFRVKIYGDGGVRKSGRGFFADAVVRRFPLLPVEEEGRLNDPLIRENFIERAFACRRWKDFTSGNPDAGKLVRFHTEHKLFMLAHSPQIYREMGKLVAQAGAFPLPELLRQYENLLMSGSALQATVKKNTNVLMHAAGYFKKRLSSDEKEELLQLISQYHDRLIPLIVPVTLLKHYIRKFEEEYLERQVYLSPAPAELMLRNHV, encoded by the coding sequence ATGTCCACCTCCCCAGCCATCGGTGTAAGCGCCTGCCTCCTCGGCGAACGTGTCCGTTACGACGGAGGGCACAAGCTCGACCACTATGTCGCATCTCTCGGCAGGTTTTTCAGGCTGGTTCCTGTCTGTCCTGAAGTCGAATGCGGCATGCCGATTCCTCGCGAAGCCATGCGCCTGGAGGTTGATAACGATGTCATCCGGCTGGTCACCGTCCGGACGAAGCTCGACAAAACCGAGCAGATGCTCTCGTTCTGTGAATCCAAGGTCCGGGAGCTCGAGAAAGAAGAGCTGTGCGGCTTCATTTTCAAGAAAAACTCGCCCAGTTCGGGGTTGTTCCGGGTGAAGATATATGGTGACGGCGGAGTACGGAAAAGCGGAAGAGGTTTCTTTGCAGATGCAGTCGTTCGGCGTTTTCCTTTGCTGCCGGTGGAGGAGGAAGGACGCCTCAACGACCCCCTGATACGGGAAAACTTTATCGAACGTGCCTTTGCATGTCGGCGGTGGAAGGACTTCACCTCCGGGAATCCCGATGCCGGCAAGCTGGTCCGCTTCCACACCGAACACAAGCTGTTCATGTTGGCTCACTCTCCTCAGATCTACCGCGAAATGGGGAAGCTCGTCGCACAGGCAGGGGCATTCCCGCTGCCGGAGCTGTTACGACAGTACGAGAACCTGCTGATGAGCGGGAGCGCGTTGCAGGCAACGGTTAAGAAGAATACGAATGTGCTGATGCATGCAGCGGGATACTTCAAGAAGCGACTCTCCTCCGACGAAAAGGAGGAGCTGCTCCAGTTGATAAGCCAGTACCACGACCGGCTCATTCCCCTCATAGTCCCGGTCACTCTCCTCAAACATTACATCCGTAAGTTCGAGGAGGAATATTTGGAGAGACAGGTATACCTCTCCCCGGCTCCAGCCGAACTGATGCTGAGAAACCACGTATGA
- a CDS encoding OsmC family protein — MDIIVTFPGGKKVLAEVDGREIMTDQPVSSGGEGSAPTPFDYFLASVGTCAGIYALSFCLERNIPTEGMKVTQRAEFAESDGKKRLARVSLEITLPDGFPDKYRNAIVKSAELCAVKKAIFDPPEFSVTAT, encoded by the coding sequence ATGGACATAATTGTGACATTTCCCGGAGGGAAAAAGGTCCTAGCAGAGGTTGACGGCAGGGAAATCATGACGGATCAGCCGGTATCCAGTGGGGGTGAAGGAAGCGCCCCGACCCCCTTCGACTATTTCCTCGCATCCGTCGGGACCTGTGCCGGAATTTACGCCCTGAGCTTCTGCCTGGAACGAAACATTCCGACCGAAGGAATGAAGGTGACACAACGGGCCGAATTTGCGGAAAGTGACGGAAAGAAGCGGCTGGCAAGGGTTTCGCTTGAAATCACGCTTCCCGACGGGTTTCCCGATAAGTATCGGAATGCCATCGTGAAATCCGCTGAGCTTTGCGCGGTAAAAAAGGCGATTTTCGATCCACCCGAATTCTCGGTTACCGCCACATAG
- a CDS encoding metallophosphoesterase family protein: protein MKIGVISDTHGVLRPAAVAALQGSDLIIHAGDVGAPAVLEELRGIAPVVAVRGNCDRGQWADALPDREIVLVESACLCVLHDLEMLDLEPVSAGVCGVISGHSHTPRVREKEGVLYLNPGSAGPRRFRLPAAVALLHVEGTRLSADILILEEGK from the coding sequence GTGAAAATCGGCGTGATTTCAGACACCCACGGGGTTCTTCGACCTGCGGCCGTCGCTGCTTTGCAGGGGAGCGATCTGATAATACACGCCGGGGACGTGGGGGCACCGGCCGTGCTGGAGGAACTGCGGGGGATAGCGCCGGTGGTGGCGGTGCGGGGCAACTGCGACCGCGGCCAGTGGGCTGATGCGCTGCCAGATCGGGAGATTGTCCTGGTAGAGTCTGCATGCCTGTGTGTGCTGCACGATCTGGAGATGCTCGACCTTGAACCTGTTTCGGCTGGTGTTTGTGGTGTGATCAGCGGGCACTCCCACACCCCCCGTGTGCGGGAGAAGGAGGGTGTCCTCTATCTCAATCCCGGCAGCGCAGGGCCGCGCAGATTCAGGCTCCCGGCTGCGGTGGCGCTCCTGCATGTAGAGGGGACCCGCCTTTCTGCCGACATTCTCATTCTCGAAGAGGGGAAGTGA
- a CDS encoding serine hydrolase: MPVLAFIATICLLLFPAVSPAQGETPAAERAATIGLVMERAIASNLITGGVVVVGNRDGIIHTAASGQMSRTPGAPSLSDRTIFDLASLTKAVATAPAVMKLVDEGRISLLDPLSRWFPEFRRSPRANVTIINLLTHTSGLADFDLRRGDGIKTAIRKAAAARMREPAGKSFNYADINFILLGELIQRASGKTLDKFCQEEIFAPIGATDTMFLPPQGLAAMIAPTIDYSSGVVQDRNARRLGGVAGHAGLFGSARDLALFARLMLGGGTIDGKRIFSERVVSQMTTPYISGGSVLRGLGWDITSPYSAPKGAFFSEYSFGHTGYSGTSIWIDPRQDLFVVLLTTRLNYRDTKVFNQFRSDVSTIAAATFRPSGGLPSVPATEVAKVTMNLIQATYQPTRPVRATRTAGTRSRIIQVASASPEKRSAYMKKSSKKQKRKGYVRSRRA, from the coding sequence ATGCCTGTTCTCGCATTCATAGCCACAATTTGCCTGCTGCTGTTTCCGGCAGTCTCCCCTGCACAGGGAGAGACACCGGCTGCGGAGCGCGCCGCCACCATCGGCCTGGTTATGGAGCGAGCCATCGCCTCGAACCTGATTACGGGAGGCGTGGTCGTGGTCGGCAACCGCGACGGCATCATCCATACCGCGGCAAGCGGGCAGATGAGCAGGACACCCGGCGCTCCTTCCCTGAGCGATCGGACGATTTTCGATCTGGCATCTCTTACAAAAGCAGTGGCAACGGCTCCGGCAGTGATGAAGCTGGTCGATGAGGGGCGCATCTCCCTCCTGGACCCGCTCTCCCGGTGGTTCCCCGAGTTCCGGCGATCACCTCGGGCGAACGTGACCATCATCAACCTGCTTACCCACACGTCGGGCCTTGCCGACTTCGACCTGCGTCGCGGTGACGGCATCAAGACGGCAATCCGTAAAGCTGCAGCCGCAAGAATGAGGGAACCGGCCGGGAAAAGCTTCAACTACGCCGACATCAACTTCATTTTGCTTGGGGAACTCATCCAGAGGGCCTCCGGGAAAACCCTCGACAAATTTTGCCAGGAGGAAATCTTCGCCCCCATTGGAGCTACGGACACAATGTTTCTGCCGCCGCAAGGCCTTGCCGCCATGATCGCTCCGACGATAGATTACAGCAGCGGCGTAGTCCAGGACCGCAATGCCCGCCGCCTCGGCGGTGTTGCAGGGCACGCAGGCCTCTTCGGTTCCGCAAGGGATCTCGCCCTCTTTGCGCGTCTCATGCTGGGTGGAGGAACCATAGACGGAAAGCGTATCTTCTCGGAACGCGTCGTAAGCCAGATGACCACCCCCTATATCTCCGGCGGCAGTGTTCTGCGCGGCCTCGGGTGGGATATCACCTCGCCATATTCCGCGCCGAAGGGGGCGTTCTTTTCCGAATATTCATTCGGGCACACCGGCTACAGCGGCACCTCCATCTGGATCGACCCGAGACAGGACCTGTTCGTGGTTCTTCTTACCACGCGCCTGAACTACCGGGACACAAAGGTATTCAACCAGTTCCGGAGCGATGTCTCCACCATAGCTGCCGCCACCTTCAGGCCCTCCGGCGGACTTCCTTCAGTCCCAGCAACCGAAGTTGCCAAGGTTACAATGAATCTGATCCAGGCGACATATCAGCCGACACGGCCTGTCCGGGCCACGCGGACCGCCGGCACCCGCTCGCGCATAATTCAGGTAGCCTCCGCATCTCCTGAAAAACGATCAGCCTACATGAAGAAGTCCAGCAAGAAACAGAAACGCAAAGGTTACGTACGGAGCCGCCGGGCCTGA